The Streptomyces phaeolivaceus genome has a window encoding:
- a CDS encoding DUF6629 family protein, whose translation MCWSATADLVAGAGVGAVGVACAALVRDRRDLPLAALPLLLGAHQIVESAVWSSHGGSGPATVAWAVIALPLLAVWVPAGVWCAAPPAARTRLTALLAIGVATAAALAHGLATGPVTAEIRGRTVGYTVDLSHPALLAAGYLLATVGSLLLSGDRRLLVLGVLAAVGAAICWALWRLEFVSTWCAFAAVCSVVLLGWVRARRRPCSGGTADPW comes from the coding sequence ATGTGCTGGAGTGCGACGGCCGATCTCGTGGCGGGCGCCGGTGTCGGAGCCGTCGGCGTGGCCTGTGCGGCGCTGGTGCGCGACCGGCGGGATCTGCCGCTCGCGGCGCTGCCGCTGCTGCTCGGGGCCCACCAGATCGTGGAGTCGGCGGTCTGGTCCTCGCACGGCGGCAGCGGGCCCGCCACCGTCGCCTGGGCCGTCATCGCACTGCCGCTGCTCGCCGTGTGGGTACCGGCGGGCGTGTGGTGCGCGGCCCCGCCGGCCGCCCGGACCCGGCTCACCGCGCTCCTCGCGATCGGCGTCGCGACCGCCGCCGCGCTGGCCCATGGCCTCGCCACCGGCCCGGTGACGGCCGAGATCCGGGGCCGTACCGTCGGCTACACGGTCGACCTCTCCCACCCGGCCCTCCTCGCCGCCGGCTATCTCCTCGCCACCGTCGGCTCCCTGCTCCTCTCCGGCGACCGGCGGCTCCTGGTGCTCGGCGTCCTGGCCGCCGTCGGCGCCGCGATCTGCTGGGCGCTGTGGCGACTGGAGTTCGTCTCGACCTGGTGCGCCTTCGCCGCCGTCTGCTCGGTGGTGCTGCTCGGCTGGGTGCGCGCACGACGGCGGCCGTGCTCCGGGGGCACCGCGGATCCTTGGTGA
- a CDS encoding glycoside hydrolase family 3 N-terminal domain-containing protein, producing the protein MPPQDQPVAPAATPTSPARPPYLDPAAPLDTRVADLLSRMTLREKTGQLNQRMYGWDAYRRTPAGDFALTDALYAETERFAGLGALYGLMRADAWSGVDHGVGPGAADSADLADLVQRHVLERSRLRIPALFVEEVPHGHMALDGTVLPVNLAVGATWDPALYERAAAHAAAELRARGGHLALVSALDIARDPRWGRTEECFGEDPYLAARLTEALVRGMQGTKTQDTGESFAADRAPVVLKHFAGQGATVGGRNSAESELGLRELHEIHLPAAHAGVRAGAAAVMAAYNEVDGVPCSGNRALLTALLRDRWGFQGLVMADGLAVDRLARITGDKVSAGALALDAGIDLSLWDEGFTHLEEAVESGLVSEAALDAAVARVLRLKFRLGLFEHPCTRRGPIPEHTGRAPIPGQTDRSSVLEHTGRALSTDLARACVTLLHNPTGVLPLAPSVRRIAVLGPHADITAHQLGDYTAPQRPGTGVSVLDALRELAPLGTDVRHSRGAALTGGDRTGIPAAIAEAAAADLAVLVLGGSSARTPDTEFDANGAARTVVSEMTCGEGVDLAGLRLGEAQHALLDAVVATGTPTAVVLIQGRPHAVPATADALLTAWYPGPWGGTAIAEVLLGLTEPMGRLPVSVPRSAAQLPVYYNHKDTEYGSYVDESAEPLHSFGHGLSYTSFAYGTPRLVGAAGVEVEVANTGERHGRTVVQVYLRRLITPVWPRTLELCAFEGVGLAPGERRTVSLSFEVPDAVGAVEIRVAGSARGARDAVPVVLDLGPGLRA; encoded by the coding sequence ATGCCCCCGCAGGACCAGCCGGTCGCCCCGGCCGCCACGCCGACCTCGCCCGCGCGGCCCCCGTACCTCGACCCCGCCGCCCCCCTCGACACCCGGGTCGCCGACCTCCTCTCCCGAATGACCCTCCGCGAGAAGACCGGCCAGCTCAACCAGCGCATGTACGGCTGGGACGCCTACCGACGCACCCCGGCCGGTGACTTCGCGCTCACCGACGCCCTGTACGCCGAGACCGAACGCTTCGCGGGCCTCGGCGCCCTCTACGGCCTGATGCGCGCCGACGCATGGTCCGGCGTCGACCACGGCGTGGGCCCCGGCGCCGCCGACAGCGCCGATCTCGCCGACCTCGTCCAGCGCCACGTCCTGGAACGCAGCCGCCTGCGCATCCCCGCCCTGTTCGTCGAGGAGGTCCCGCACGGCCACATGGCCCTCGACGGCACGGTCCTCCCCGTCAATCTGGCCGTCGGCGCCACCTGGGACCCCGCCCTGTACGAGCGGGCCGCCGCGCACGCCGCCGCCGAACTCCGCGCCCGGGGCGGCCACCTGGCCCTCGTCTCCGCGCTGGACATCGCCCGGGACCCGCGCTGGGGCCGTACCGAGGAGTGCTTCGGCGAGGACCCGTACCTCGCGGCCCGCCTGACCGAGGCCCTGGTGCGCGGCATGCAGGGCACCAAAACGCAGGACACCGGCGAGTCGTTCGCCGCCGACCGCGCCCCCGTCGTCCTCAAGCACTTCGCCGGACAGGGCGCCACCGTCGGCGGTCGCAACTCCGCCGAGTCCGAACTCGGCCTCCGCGAACTCCACGAGATCCACCTCCCCGCCGCCCACGCCGGGGTCCGCGCCGGCGCCGCCGCGGTGATGGCCGCCTACAACGAGGTCGACGGCGTCCCCTGCTCCGGCAACCGCGCCCTCCTCACCGCACTGCTCCGCGACCGCTGGGGCTTCCAGGGCCTGGTCATGGCCGACGGGCTCGCCGTGGACCGCCTCGCCCGTATCACCGGCGACAAGGTCTCCGCGGGCGCCCTCGCCCTGGACGCCGGGATCGACCTCAGCCTCTGGGACGAGGGCTTCACCCACCTGGAGGAGGCCGTCGAAAGCGGCCTGGTGAGCGAGGCCGCGCTGGACGCCGCCGTCGCCCGCGTCCTGCGCCTGAAGTTCCGCCTGGGCCTGTTCGAACACCCCTGCACCCGCCGCGGGCCGATCCCCGAACACACCGGCCGCGCGCCGATCCCCGGGCAAACCGACCGATCCTCGGTCCTCGAACACACCGGCCGCGCCCTGAGCACCGACCTCGCCCGCGCCTGCGTCACCCTCCTGCACAACCCCACCGGCGTCCTGCCCCTCGCCCCCTCGGTACGCCGGATCGCCGTGCTCGGCCCGCACGCGGACATCACCGCCCATCAACTCGGCGACTACACCGCCCCGCAGCGCCCCGGCACCGGCGTCAGCGTCCTCGACGCCCTGCGCGAGCTGGCCCCGCTCGGCACGGACGTCCGGCACTCCCGGGGCGCGGCCCTCACCGGCGGCGACCGTACCGGCATCCCGGCCGCGATCGCCGAGGCAGCCGCGGCCGACCTGGCCGTGCTCGTGCTGGGCGGCAGCAGCGCCCGTACGCCCGACACGGAGTTCGACGCCAACGGGGCCGCGCGGACCGTCGTGTCGGAGATGACCTGTGGCGAGGGCGTCGACCTCGCGGGGCTGCGGCTGGGGGAGGCCCAGCACGCGCTGCTGGACGCGGTCGTCGCGACGGGCACACCGACGGCGGTGGTCCTGATCCAGGGCCGCCCGCACGCGGTCCCCGCGACGGCGGACGCGCTGCTCACCGCCTGGTACCCGGGCCCGTGGGGCGGCACCGCGATCGCCGAGGTACTGCTCGGCCTCACCGAACCCATGGGCCGCCTGCCCGTCTCGGTACCGCGCTCGGCGGCCCAACTCCCCGTCTACTACAACCACAAGGACACCGAGTACGGCTCCTACGTGGACGAGAGCGCCGAGCCCCTCCACTCCTTCGGGCACGGCCTGTCGTACACGAGCTTCGCCTACGGCACGCCACGCCTCGTGGGGGCGGCCGGCGTAGAGGTCGAGGTCGCCAACACGGGGGAGCGGCACGGGCGTACGGTCGTCCAGGTGTACCTGCGGCGGCTGATCACCCCCGTATGGCCGCGCACCCTCGAACTGTGCGCGTTCGAGGGTGTCGGCCTGGCGCCCGGTGAACGCCGTACGGTCTCCTTGTCCTTCGAGGTGCCCGACGCGGTCGGCGCCGTCGAGATCCGGGTCGCCGGGTCGGCGCGGGGGGCACGCGACGCCGTACCCGTCGTGCTGGACCTCGGGCCGGGCCTCAGAGCTTGA
- a CDS encoding cellulase family glycosylhydrolase — protein sequence MRTGTSTQRRNPRSALGALLTGLASLLALTLLGVLAPTAALARSAPEVRATGLHIGGGRLLEANGNDFVMRGVNHAHTWYPGQTRSLSDIKALGANTVRVVLSDGHRWTRNSPADVASVVAQCKANRLICVLEVHDTTGYGEEAAAGTLDHAADYWISLKDVLAGEENYVIVNIGNEPWGNTNPEGWTAPTKAAVQKLRAAGFQHTIMVDAPNWGQDWQGVMRANARSVYEADTTGNLIFSIHMYSVFDTAAEITDYLNAFVNAGLPLLIGEFGGPADQWGDPDEDTMMATAEQLDLGYLAWSWSGNTDPILDLSIGFDPTRLSAWGQRIFNGANGIAQTAKEATVFGGGTPGDTQAPTTPGTPTASAVTATSATLSWTAATDNVGVTGYDIVRVSGSTETKLAASTTNSVTLTGLTADTAYTFAVYARDAAGNRSNRSATVNVTTDEGGSTPTGNCSVAYRATNEWQGGFQGEIVIRNTGTTAISGWTLAFTFADGQTVTNMWGGTPTQSGGAVSVKPVSYTNTIPAAGSVTVGFIGAKGTTNTAPTTFTLNGATCASG from the coding sequence GTGAGAACTGGAACAAGCACGCAGCGAAGGAACCCCCGCAGCGCCCTCGGCGCTCTCCTCACCGGCCTGGCGAGCCTGCTCGCGCTCACCCTCCTCGGCGTCCTCGCCCCGACAGCGGCCCTGGCCCGGTCCGCGCCCGAAGTCCGGGCCACCGGCCTGCACATCGGCGGCGGACGGCTGCTGGAGGCCAACGGCAACGACTTCGTGATGCGCGGCGTCAACCACGCCCACACCTGGTACCCGGGCCAGACGCGGTCACTGTCCGACATCAAGGCGCTGGGCGCCAACACCGTCCGCGTCGTCCTCTCCGACGGGCACCGCTGGACGAGGAACAGCCCCGCCGACGTCGCGAGCGTCGTCGCCCAGTGCAAGGCCAACCGGCTCATCTGCGTCCTGGAGGTGCACGACACCACCGGATACGGCGAGGAGGCCGCGGCCGGCACGCTCGACCACGCCGCCGACTACTGGATCAGCCTCAAGGACGTCCTCGCCGGCGAGGAGAACTACGTCATCGTCAACATCGGCAACGAGCCCTGGGGCAACACCAACCCCGAGGGCTGGACCGCCCCCACCAAGGCCGCCGTGCAGAAGCTGCGGGCCGCGGGCTTCCAGCACACGATCATGGTGGACGCGCCCAACTGGGGCCAGGACTGGCAGGGCGTCATGCGCGCCAACGCCCGGTCCGTGTACGAGGCCGACACCACCGGCAATCTGATCTTCTCCATCCACATGTACAGCGTCTTCGACACCGCCGCGGAGATCACCGACTACCTGAACGCCTTCGTGAACGCCGGACTGCCCCTCCTCATCGGCGAGTTCGGCGGCCCCGCCGACCAGTGGGGCGATCCGGACGAGGACACCATGATGGCCACCGCCGAGCAGCTCGACCTCGGCTATCTCGCCTGGTCGTGGAGCGGCAACACCGACCCGATCCTCGACCTGTCGATCGGCTTCGACCCGACGCGGCTGAGCGCCTGGGGCCAGCGGATCTTCAACGGCGCCAACGGCATCGCGCAGACCGCCAAGGAGGCCACGGTCTTCGGCGGCGGCACCCCGGGCGACACCCAGGCACCGACGACCCCCGGCACCCCCACCGCCTCGGCGGTGACGGCGACCTCGGCCACGCTCTCCTGGACCGCCGCCACCGACAACGTCGGGGTCACCGGTTACGACATCGTCCGCGTCAGCGGCTCCACCGAGACCAAGCTCGCGGCCTCCACCACCAACTCCGTCACCCTGACCGGCCTCACCGCCGACACGGCGTACACCTTCGCCGTCTACGCCCGTGACGCCGCCGGGAACCGGTCGAACCGCTCGGCCACGGTGAACGTCACGACCGACGAGGGCGGCTCCACACCCACCGGGAACTGCTCGGTCGCCTACCGGGCCACCAACGAGTGGCAGGGCGGCTTCCAGGGCGAGATCGTCATCCGCAACACCGGCACCACCGCGATCAGCGGCTGGACCCTGGCCTTCACCTTCGCAGACGGCCAGACCGTCACCAACATGTGGGGCGGCACGCCCACCCAGAGCGGCGGCGCGGTGAGCGTGAAGCCCGTCTCCTACACGAACACCATCCCGGCCGCCGGCTCCGTGACGGTCGGCTTCATCGGCGCCAAGGGCACCACCAACACCGCGCCGACGACGTTCACCCTCAACGGGGCCACCTGCGCGAGCGGTTGA
- a CDS encoding glycoside hydrolase, which yields MAPWVLGASLMAAPTASADTAVSASAAPSAVTVRVDPSYQQQEFEGWGTSLVWFANATGNYPEPIRRQLVDMLFGEDGLGLTIARYNIGGGNAPDVRKDYMKAGATMDGFWKAPEGTTRQDMEWWDPNDPEHWNWDADSGQRWWVDQIKDKVDTWEAFSNSPPWFQTVSGYVSGGFDANTDQIRADRVDEFATYLVKVTERLEEEHGIDFDTIAPLNEPNTNYWGTQIGANGQPTGGRQEGAHAGPALQQKVVLALEKALRGAATDADISAMDETNPTIFTQNWNAYDASARAAVPQLNVHTYGTGMRTAARDIAKGAGKKLWMSEVEGTWGTGSDFTSMEPGLGIATRMVDDMRELEPSAWVFWQPIEDSIPQAAAGKNWGSIHVPFNCTATDTLETCPIRANSKFHTIRNFTHHIRPGDHFVKVDDPSSVAAVKESGRAATVVHVNSGTTARSVTLDLSRFRKFSSDATVTPVVTSDAGALVEGTPVPVKDRSATLDVPAKSVTTFLVEGVGGVAKDAALVQPGHVHRLQGAQSGKSLAPSEDGTGVVLRTTDAAQARQLWSVERLTPGSGNRARYTLTNADTGGRLAVRDNQAVLEDPADGAVPDAAQWVMSTTGDGSWTFVNAATGRLLDVTGQSSADGAKVSTYTPTSAANQRWAVSDETVLSTEQAEAFTVPGLPPRLPETVTPVFPDGARGSLPVVWDVPSDRKWRKPGTVRVRGEATDALGRKVRAKALVTVDTVASTVAGRAKTFVGGAPELPATVVGVGRHGGRTTLPVTWEAAPEGAFDETGVVTLSGTARIVDGSTATATVRVQVTEGTAANIAPDTGVSVAATFTESGYSAERLRNGTTAEKAWSNWRSGTKNPSDTITFGLPKARDLTRVVAHFHRDGTNISFPESLKVQVRATENGPWTDASGSVAVGTEGTPVIDVPLDAGPVTGVRVVMTARPGGYITLGEIEVYAKSPGVSSDAAAGSVEVAGEPIGSFDPDTTAYRVVTDDPSRAEVTATARDPYATVEVERGDSASAVVTVTSEDGTRTRTYRIALVRR from the coding sequence ATGGCCCCCTGGGTCCTCGGCGCGAGCCTCATGGCCGCGCCCACCGCGAGCGCGGACACGGCGGTCTCCGCCTCGGCGGCGCCGAGCGCGGTCACCGTCCGCGTCGACCCGTCGTACCAGCAGCAGGAGTTCGAGGGCTGGGGCACGAGCCTCGTCTGGTTCGCCAACGCCACGGGCAACTACCCGGAGCCGATCCGAAGACAGCTGGTCGACATGCTGTTCGGGGAGGACGGCCTCGGTCTGACCATCGCGCGCTACAACATCGGCGGCGGCAACGCCCCCGACGTCCGCAAGGACTACATGAAGGCCGGCGCGACGATGGACGGCTTCTGGAAGGCCCCCGAGGGCACCACCCGGCAGGACATGGAGTGGTGGGACCCGAACGACCCGGAGCACTGGAACTGGGACGCCGACTCCGGCCAGCGCTGGTGGGTGGACCAGATCAAGGACAAGGTCGACACCTGGGAGGCGTTCAGCAACTCGCCGCCCTGGTTCCAGACCGTCAGCGGCTATGTCTCCGGCGGCTTCGACGCGAACACGGACCAGATCCGCGCGGACCGTGTCGACGAGTTCGCCACCTATCTGGTGAAGGTCACCGAGCGCCTCGAAGAGGAGCACGGTATCGACTTCGACACCATCGCGCCGCTGAACGAGCCCAACACCAACTACTGGGGCACCCAGATCGGCGCGAACGGCCAGCCCACCGGCGGCCGTCAGGAGGGCGCGCACGCGGGCCCGGCGCTCCAGCAGAAGGTGGTCCTGGCCCTGGAGAAGGCGCTGCGGGGCGCGGCGACCGACGCCGACATCTCCGCGATGGACGAGACCAACCCCACGATCTTCACCCAGAACTGGAACGCCTACGACGCCTCCGCGCGGGCGGCGGTGCCCCAGCTCAATGTGCACACCTACGGCACCGGCATGCGCACCGCCGCCCGTGACATCGCCAAGGGCGCCGGCAAGAAGCTCTGGATGAGCGAGGTCGAGGGCACCTGGGGCACCGGCAGCGACTTCACCAGTATGGAACCGGGCCTCGGCATCGCCACCCGTATGGTCGACGACATGCGGGAACTGGAGCCCTCCGCCTGGGTGTTCTGGCAGCCGATCGAGGACTCGATCCCGCAGGCGGCGGCCGGCAAGAACTGGGGCAGCATCCATGTCCCGTTCAACTGCACGGCCACCGACACCCTGGAGACCTGCCCGATCCGGGCCAACTCCAAGTTCCACACCATCCGGAACTTCACCCATCACATCCGCCCCGGTGACCACTTCGTGAAGGTCGACGACCCGTCCAGCGTCGCCGCCGTCAAGGAGTCCGGCCGCGCGGCCACCGTGGTCCATGTGAACAGCGGCACGACCGCGCGTTCCGTCACCCTCGACCTCTCGCGCTTCCGCAAGTTCTCCTCCGACGCCACCGTCACGCCCGTGGTGACGAGCGACGCCGGTGCCCTCGTCGAGGGAACACCGGTGCCGGTGAAGGACCGTTCGGCCACGCTCGACGTGCCCGCCAAGTCCGTCACCACCTTCCTGGTCGAGGGTGTCGGCGGGGTGGCGAAGGACGCCGCCCTCGTCCAGCCCGGCCACGTCCACCGCCTCCAGGGGGCGCAGAGCGGCAAGTCGCTGGCCCCGTCCGAGGACGGCACCGGAGTCGTCCTCCGCACCACCGACGCGGCCCAGGCCCGTCAGCTGTGGTCCGTGGAGCGGCTCACCCCCGGCAGCGGCAACCGCGCCCGCTACACGCTCACCAACGCGGACACCGGCGGGCGGCTCGCCGTACGCGACAACCAGGCCGTCCTCGAAGACCCGGCGGACGGTGCGGTCCCCGACGCCGCTCAGTGGGTCATGTCGACCACGGGCGACGGCAGTTGGACGTTCGTGAACGCCGCCACCGGCCGTCTCCTCGATGTCACGGGGCAGTCGTCGGCGGACGGCGCCAAGGTGTCGACGTACACCCCGACCTCGGCCGCCAACCAGCGCTGGGCCGTGTCCGACGAGACCGTGCTGAGCACCGAGCAGGCCGAGGCGTTCACCGTGCCGGGGCTTCCGCCGAGGCTGCCGGAGACGGTGACCCCGGTGTTCCCGGACGGCGCCCGTGGCTCGCTGCCCGTGGTGTGGGACGTGCCGTCGGACCGCAAGTGGCGCAAGCCCGGGACCGTACGCGTCAGAGGTGAGGCGACGGACGCGCTGGGCCGGAAGGTCCGGGCGAAGGCGCTCGTCACCGTCGACACCGTCGCCTCGACCGTCGCGGGACGCGCCAAGACGTTCGTGGGCGGTGCTCCGGAACTCCCGGCGACGGTCGTCGGCGTCGGCCGGCACGGCGGCCGGACCACCCTCCCGGTGACCTGGGAGGCGGCCCCCGAGGGGGCGTTCGACGAGACCGGTGTCGTCACCCTGTCCGGCACGGCGCGGATCGTGGACGGCTCCACCGCCACCGCGACCGTACGTGTCCAGGTCACCGAGGGCACGGCCGCCAACATCGCGCCCGACACCGGGGTCTCGGTCGCCGCGACCTTCACGGAGAGCGGCTACTCGGCCGAGCGGCTGCGCAACGGGACCACCGCCGAGAAGGCCTGGTCCAACTGGAGGTCGGGCACCAAGAACCCGTCCGACACCATCACCTTCGGCCTCCCGAAGGCCCGCGACCTCACCCGGGTCGTCGCCCACTTCCACCGGGACGGCACCAATATCTCCTTCCCGGAGAGCCTGAAGGTGCAGGTCCGGGCCACCGAGAACGGTCCGTGGACCGACGCGAGCGGGTCCGTCGCGGTCGGTACCGAGGGCACCCCGGTGATCGACGTCCCGCTCGACGCGGGCCCGGTGACCGGCGTCCGCGTGGTCATGACCGCGCGGCCGGGCGGCTACATCACCCTGGGCGAGATCGAGGTGTACGCCAAGTCCCCCGGTGTCTCCTCGGACGCCGCCGCCGGGTCCGTCGAGGTGGCCGGCGAGCCGATCGGGTCGTTCGACCCCGACACCACCGCCTACCGGGTGGTCACGGACGACCCGAGCCGGGCGGAGGTCACGGCGACGGCGCGGGACCCGTACGCGACCGTCGAGGTGGAGCGTGGCGACAGCGCCTCGGCCGTCGTCACGGTGACGAGCGAGGACGGTACGCGGACCCGGACGTACCGGATCGCGCTCGTACGACGCTGA
- a CDS encoding glycoside hydrolase 5 family protein, translating to MRRRQGPSLEEDAISTPLSPAPALRFGVNYTPRRGWFHAWHDFDPGRVREDLAQIAGLGLDHVRVFHLWPLLQPNRTLVRASAVDQLVRLVDLAAECGLDVLVDGVQGHLSSFDFYPEWTRSWHHRNVFTDPEAIEAQALLLRTLGRALSGHPHLIGLQLGNELNNLVAHNPVTVAEVDHYLDTLLAAARDGLGEGGGLVTHSAYDDAWYGDDHPFTPEASARKGDLTTVHPWVFSANCAGRYGPRSPQVHHLAEYGTELATAYATDPDRPVWVQETGAPEPHIPAADAPDFARATLLNAAGCDRLWGVTWWCSHDVDRALADFPELEYTLGLFDSTGRPKPIAEALSTTATEIRTTTAPPTPRTTALVLDCAPATRSVSGPGGAFFDTWTRLRQEGVRPAVVLAERAEDTAYLAARGITELIEGK from the coding sequence ATTCGCCGGAGACAAGGTCCGTCTCTTGAGGAGGACGCCATCAGCACGCCGCTCTCGCCCGCGCCCGCACTCCGCTTCGGCGTCAACTACACCCCACGCCGGGGCTGGTTCCACGCCTGGCACGACTTCGATCCCGGGCGCGTGCGCGAGGACCTGGCGCAGATCGCCGGACTGGGCCTGGACCACGTCCGGGTCTTCCACCTCTGGCCGCTGCTCCAGCCCAACCGCACCCTGGTCCGGGCCTCGGCCGTGGACCAGCTCGTCCGGCTGGTCGACCTGGCCGCCGAGTGCGGTCTCGACGTGCTGGTGGACGGCGTCCAGGGCCATCTGTCGAGCTTCGACTTCTATCCGGAGTGGACCCGCAGCTGGCACCACCGCAACGTCTTCACCGACCCGGAGGCGATCGAGGCGCAGGCCCTGCTGCTGCGCACGCTCGGCCGCGCCCTCTCCGGCCACCCCCACCTCATCGGCCTCCAGCTCGGCAACGAGCTGAACAACCTGGTGGCGCACAACCCGGTCACCGTGGCCGAGGTCGACCACTACCTGGACACCCTGCTGGCCGCCGCCCGGGACGGGCTCGGCGAGGGCGGGGGCCTGGTCACGCACTCGGCGTACGACGACGCCTGGTACGGCGACGACCACCCCTTCACCCCCGAGGCCTCGGCCCGCAAGGGCGACCTCACCACCGTCCACCCCTGGGTGTTCTCCGCGAACTGCGCCGGCCGCTACGGCCCGCGCTCACCGCAGGTGCACCACCTCGCGGAGTACGGCACGGAGCTGGCCACCGCCTACGCCACCGACCCGGACCGCCCGGTCTGGGTGCAGGAGACCGGCGCCCCCGAGCCGCACATCCCGGCGGCCGACGCCCCCGACTTCGCCCGTGCGACCCTGCTGAACGCGGCCGGCTGCGACCGGCTGTGGGGCGTCACCTGGTGGTGCTCCCACGACGTCGACCGCGCCCTGGCCGACTTCCCCGAACTGGAGTACACACTCGGCCTGTTCGACTCCACGGGCCGGCCGAAGCCGATCGCGGAGGCCCTGTCGACGACGGCCACCGAGATCCGCACCACCACGGCCCCACCCACGCCCCGCACGACGGCCCTGGTCCTGGACTGCGCCCCGGCCACCCGCTCGGTGTCCGGACCGGGCGGAGCGTTCTTCGACACCTGGACGCGCCTGCGCCAGGAGGGCGTCCGCCCGGCCGTGGTTCTGGCGGAGCGAGCGGAGGACACGGCGTACTTGGCGGCGCGGGGGATCACGGAGTTGATCGAGGGGAAGTGA
- a CDS encoding glycoside hydrolase family 3 N-terminal domain-containing protein: MTHSAAGPLGPVLPAALDEAAHRCLVAGFDGTTTVPDTLKRLIDRGLGGVILFTRNIRDADQVRELTGTLRALRPDLLVAIDNEGGGIGHLVAAGAPEVPGSWALGAADDPGLTAACADALAGHLLSLGITASYAPVADVQSRPENPIVRTRAFGGDPELVSRHLRAWIEATEARGVASCAKHFPGHGGTVTDSHHELAVDPRPYEDLDLAPFRAAVDAGVPMLMSAHVVFPALDPDRPATLSPRILSDLLRGELGFDGVLVSDALEMKAIADRYGEAAGARLALAAGADQVIVAVPDLEVTLACRDAVLDALRTGDLAEERVTEAAERVRRLALGYAVPFRPGAAGGWDADAGLTAARRAVRRGGSLPGAVPGAHVVDCFPPPHPALNWGGEDLLTEVRALDPTATGTAVAGEPDDIGAVVGEVLRAAGARPLVLALCDAELYPWQGRLRDALLGVRPDAPVVSTGLPEVGDVVAAYGRGRVNLRALAEVLVGRTA, from the coding sequence GTGACACATTCCGCCGCCGGGCCCCTCGGCCCGGTCCTCCCCGCGGCCCTCGACGAGGCAGCACACCGCTGCCTCGTCGCGGGCTTCGACGGTACGACGACCGTCCCCGACACCCTGAAACGGCTGATCGACCGCGGCCTGGGCGGGGTCATCCTGTTCACCCGCAACATCCGCGACGCCGACCAGGTCCGCGAACTCACCGGCACCCTGCGGGCGTTGCGCCCGGACCTGCTGGTGGCCATCGACAACGAGGGCGGCGGCATCGGCCACCTCGTCGCCGCGGGCGCCCCCGAGGTGCCCGGCTCCTGGGCGCTCGGCGCCGCCGACGACCCGGGCCTGACCGCCGCCTGCGCGGACGCCCTCGCCGGGCATCTGCTCTCGCTCGGCATCACCGCCTCCTACGCCCCCGTCGCCGATGTCCAGAGCCGCCCCGAGAACCCGATCGTGCGCACCCGCGCCTTCGGCGGCGACCCGGAGCTGGTCTCCCGGCATCTGCGGGCCTGGATCGAGGCCACCGAGGCACGCGGCGTGGCCTCCTGCGCCAAGCACTTCCCCGGCCACGGCGGCACCGTCACCGACAGCCACCACGAACTGGCGGTCGACCCACGGCCGTACGAGGACCTCGACCTCGCGCCCTTCCGGGCCGCCGTCGACGCGGGCGTGCCCATGCTGATGAGCGCGCATGTCGTCTTCCCGGCCCTCGACCCCGACCGGCCCGCCACGCTCAGCCCGCGCATCCTCTCCGATCTGCTGCGCGGCGAACTCGGCTTCGACGGCGTCCTCGTCAGCGACGCGCTGGAGATGAAGGCCATCGCCGACCGCTACGGCGAGGCCGCCGGCGCCCGGCTCGCGCTCGCCGCCGGGGCGGACCAGGTCATCGTCGCCGTACCGGATCTGGAGGTCACCCTCGCCTGCCGGGACGCCGTGCTCGACGCGCTGCGGACGGGCGACCTCGCCGAGGAGCGGGTGACCGAGGCGGCGGAACGGGTACGGCGGCTCGCGCTGGGGTACGCGGTGCCGTTCCGGCCGGGTGCCGCGGGCGGGTGGGACGCGGATGCCGGGCTGACGGCGGCGCGACGGGCCGTACGGCGTGGGGGGTCGTTGCCGGGAGCGGTGCCGGGCGCCCATGTCGTCGACTGCTTCCCGCCCCCGCATCCCGCCCTCAACTGGGGCGGGGAGGATCTGCTGACCGAGGTCCGCGCCCTCGACCCCACCGCCACGGGGACCGCTGTCGCCGGGGAGCCGGACGACATCGGGGCCGTCGTGGGGGAGGTGCTGCGGGCCGCCGGGGCGCGTCCGCTGGTCCTCGCCCTGTGCGACGCGGAGCTCTACCCCTGGCAGGGGCGCCTCAGGGACGCGCTGCTGGGGGTGCGGCCGGATGCGCCGGTGGTGTCGACGGGGCTGCCCGAGGTGGGTGACGTGGTTGCCGCGTATGGGAGGGGGCGGGTGAATCTGCGGGCCCTTGCCGAGGTCCTGGTGGGGCGCACGGCCTGA